The proteins below are encoded in one region of Paenisporosarcina cavernae:
- a CDS encoding IreB family regulatory phosphoprotein: MSSFDQTMKFNFPEESVEQEVKQVMLHVHTSLEEKGYNPINQIVGYLLSGDPAYIPRHQDARNLIRKLERDEILEELVKFYIKKNNEEK, encoded by the coding sequence ATGAGTTCATTTGACCAAACGATGAAGTTCAATTTCCCTGAAGAATCGGTGGAACAGGAAGTAAAACAAGTGATGTTACATGTTCATACTTCGCTTGAGGAAAAAGGGTACAATCCCATCAATCAAATTGTTGGTTATTTACTTTCAGGTGACCCTGCTTACATTCCTCGTCATCAAGATGCTAGAAACTTAATCCGTAAGTTAGAACGAGATGAGATTTTAGAAGAACTGGTGAAATTTTATATTAAGAAGAATAACGAGGAAAAGTAA
- the alaS gene encoding alanine--tRNA ligase, with protein sequence MKAAEIRRKYLDFFVEKEHAIEPSAPLVPINDASLLWINSGVATLKKYFDGRVVPSNPRITNAQKSIRTNDIENVGITARHHTFFEMLGNFSIGEYFKKEAIEWAWEFLTDKKWMGFDPEKLSVTVHPEDEEAYAMWRDLIGIPEDRIIRLEGNFWDIGEGPSGPNSEIFYDRGESYGQNDPAEEMFPGGENERYLEIWNLVFSEFNHNPDHTYTPLPKQNIDTGMGLERMACVVQDVPTNFETDLFMPIIRETEKLASVSYGHDDSSMVAYKVIADHVRTVAFAIGDGALPSNEGRGYVLRRLLRRAVRYAKTLGIDRPFLYTLVPVVGEIMVDFYPEVLEKKDFIMKVMKTEEERFHETLQGGLDILTTVIAQQQKVNSTKIPGEDAFKLYDTYGFPVELTEEFAQESGMTVDMVGFEQALNSQRDRARAARKDVDSMQVQSEVLGNLKDESKFVGYDTTTITSQVVRIVKDGQLVNSVQEGDTVQLILNETPFYAESGGQIADEGQLVSDMATVEIKDVQKAPNGQNLHTAFVASGELSIGDEVTATVNMDLRNETIKNHTATHLLHQALKEVLGTHVNQAGSYVGPERLRFDFSHFGQMSPEELERIETKVNEAIWQNLQVVTGYHGINEAKEMGAMALFGEKYGDIVRVVSVGDYSLELCGGCHVQSTSQIGLFKLVSESGIGAGTRRIEAVTGRSAFLFLKEQESQLDEVASLVKSTKKDVIQKVNALLVDMKQLQKENESLSSKLASNQSGNLLDQIQTFGEVQVLSAKVEAKDNNQLRQLMDDLKSKVSKGVLLLAAVNEGKVMLISGVTKDLEGTNYHAGKLVNHVAMQCDGKGGGRPDMAMAGAKDPSKLDAALQSVYDYVKSI encoded by the coding sequence ATGAAAGCAGCAGAAATTAGAAGAAAATACTTAGATTTTTTCGTAGAAAAGGAGCATGCAATTGAGCCAAGTGCACCACTAGTTCCTATTAATGATGCATCACTACTTTGGATTAATAGCGGTGTTGCAACATTAAAGAAATACTTTGATGGACGTGTAGTTCCATCGAATCCACGTATCACAAACGCTCAAAAATCGATTCGAACAAATGATATCGAAAACGTGGGAATTACCGCTCGACATCATACTTTTTTTGAAATGCTTGGCAACTTTTCAATTGGAGAATATTTTAAAAAAGAAGCAATTGAGTGGGCATGGGAATTTTTAACTGATAAAAAATGGATGGGATTTGATCCAGAAAAATTGTCCGTTACGGTTCATCCAGAAGACGAAGAAGCGTATGCAATGTGGAGAGATCTTATTGGTATACCAGAAGACAGAATTATTCGTTTAGAGGGTAACTTCTGGGATATCGGGGAAGGTCCAAGTGGGCCAAACTCAGAAATATTTTATGATCGCGGTGAAAGTTACGGTCAAAACGACCCGGCAGAGGAGATGTTCCCGGGGGGAGAAAATGAGCGTTACTTAGAAATCTGGAATCTTGTATTCTCTGAATTTAACCATAATCCAGACCATACGTACACACCACTTCCAAAACAAAACATTGATACAGGTATGGGATTAGAACGTATGGCATGTGTTGTTCAAGATGTTCCAACGAATTTTGAGACTGATTTGTTCATGCCAATTATTCGTGAAACCGAAAAATTAGCATCCGTTAGTTATGGTCACGATGATTCTTCCATGGTTGCATACAAAGTGATCGCCGATCATGTACGAACTGTTGCGTTTGCCATTGGAGACGGTGCACTTCCGTCCAATGAAGGAAGAGGATACGTGTTACGTCGTTTACTACGACGTGCAGTGCGTTACGCAAAGACATTGGGAATTGATCGTCCGTTTTTATATACACTCGTACCGGTAGTAGGGGAAATTATGGTCGACTTCTATCCAGAAGTATTGGAGAAAAAGGACTTCATTATGAAAGTAATGAAAACAGAAGAAGAAAGATTCCACGAAACGTTGCAAGGCGGACTAGATATTTTAACAACAGTGATCGCACAACAACAAAAGGTAAATTCTACTAAAATTCCAGGAGAAGATGCGTTTAAGCTATACGATACGTATGGATTCCCAGTGGAGTTAACAGAAGAATTTGCGCAAGAATCAGGTATGACTGTGGACATGGTTGGCTTTGAACAAGCACTGAATTCGCAACGGGATAGAGCTCGTGCTGCGCGAAAAGATGTCGACTCCATGCAAGTTCAATCAGAAGTTCTAGGTAACCTTAAAGACGAAAGCAAATTTGTCGGTTACGATACGACAACAATTACCTCTCAAGTCGTGCGCATTGTAAAAGATGGACAACTCGTTAATTCGGTTCAGGAAGGTGATACCGTACAACTTATTTTGAATGAAACGCCATTTTATGCAGAAAGCGGCGGACAAATTGCAGACGAAGGACAGCTAGTAAGTGATATGGCTACTGTTGAGATTAAAGATGTTCAGAAAGCTCCAAATGGACAAAATCTCCATACTGCTTTCGTTGCATCGGGGGAACTTTCAATTGGAGATGAAGTGACAGCAACTGTAAATATGGATTTACGAAATGAAACCATCAAAAATCACACAGCAACTCATTTACTACACCAAGCACTAAAAGAAGTTTTAGGTACACATGTAAACCAAGCAGGTTCATACGTTGGTCCTGAACGCTTACGTTTTGACTTTTCTCATTTTGGACAAATGAGCCCAGAGGAATTAGAACGTATTGAAACTAAAGTAAATGAAGCAATTTGGCAAAACCTACAAGTTGTCACTGGATATCATGGCATTAACGAAGCAAAAGAAATGGGTGCAATGGCTCTTTTCGGGGAAAAATACGGAGATATTGTTCGTGTGGTTTCTGTAGGAGACTACTCACTTGAGTTGTGTGGTGGTTGTCACGTTCAAAGTACCTCTCAAATTGGTTTATTTAAACTGGTATCTGAAAGTGGAATTGGAGCAGGTACTCGTCGAATTGAAGCAGTAACGGGTAGATCTGCATTTTTATTCCTTAAAGAACAAGAATCACAACTGGATGAAGTTGCATCGTTAGTAAAATCGACGAAAAAAGATGTCATTCAAAAAGTAAATGCTCTATTGGTAGATATGAAGCAGCTACAAAAAGAAAATGAATCACTTTCTTCAAAATTAGCAAGTAACCAATCTGGCAATTTACTCGATCAAATACAAACTTTTGGAGAAGTTCAAGTATTAAGTGCAAAAGTGGAGGCAAAAGACAACAACCAATTACGTCAACTGATGGATGACTTGAAATCGAAAGTATCTAAAGGAGTTCTTTTGCTTGCAGCGGTCAATGAAGGAAAAGTAATGCTTATTTCCGGCGTAACAAAAGATTTAGAGGGAACAAATTATCATGCAGGGAAACTCGTCAATCACGTCGCTATGCAATGTGACGGAAAAGGTGGCGGTCGACCAGATATGGCGATGGCTGGTGCAAAGGATCCTTCAAAACTTGATGCGGCACTTCAATCTGTGTATGATTATGTCAAATCAATTTAA
- a CDS encoding ATP-dependent RecD-like DNA helicase, which translates to MFVVGKPVVTIFHNANNLYSIIKLKVQDTDLDYNEKELIVTGYFPSLMQDELYRFNGEIKNHPKYGMQFQVTQFSKEVPETEQGIVTYLSSDLFPGIGKKTAEQIVKTLGPNALRLIMDDPEALNRVKIKKEKKESVKHLIEQNLGLEKVLIQLNEWGFGAQLGMKIYQTYREETVSALTENPYRLIEDVEGVGFHRADELAYKLGISGDHPSRIKAAILHTINTASLQEGHVYVPAENLLPQVQELLHSSHSNDVTIESITSAALELVEESKLCGESTNFYLPSLYFSEVGIVSKMEALIATNSDRDKFPVADIRKSLGKVEENLGVQYANTQVDAIEKAMNSSVLLLTGGPGTGKTTVVRGLVEVFANLHGETLDPTEYRKKDLPFPIVLAAPTGRAAKRLQESTGLPASTIHRLLGFTGQEKEEETEKLLEAKLIIIDEMSMVDTWLAHQLLKSIPESAQLVFVGDQDQLPPVGPGQVLKDLLASNKIETVELTDIYRQSSGSSIIELAHQMKRNELPPSLVEKTSDRSFLPASTEQIPQVVEQVVKSALSKGHTMKDIQVLAPMYRGPAGIDALNKMIQEMVNPNTTGRKEVQFGDTIYRIGDKVLQLVNQPESNVFNGDMGEVISIFRANETIEKQELIVVDFDGNEVTYTRSDLNQLTLAYCCSIHKSQGSEFPIVIMPVVRSYHKMLRKNLLYTAITRAKDFLILCGEESVFRMGVSRTSDLERLTSLKERLSGEGMTSANKSEEPVVEIEGLQQTNYLLIHPMIGMDNISPTDFM; encoded by the coding sequence TTGTTTGTAGTTGGCAAACCAGTCGTCACCATATTTCATAATGCGAATAACCTGTATTCGATTATAAAATTGAAAGTCCAAGACACTGATTTGGACTACAACGAGAAGGAACTGATTGTTACGGGTTATTTCCCATCCCTCATGCAAGACGAACTTTACCGATTTAACGGGGAAATAAAAAATCATCCGAAATATGGCATGCAATTCCAAGTCACACAGTTTTCGAAAGAAGTTCCAGAAACGGAGCAAGGAATTGTAACTTATTTATCCAGTGATTTATTTCCTGGTATCGGGAAAAAGACGGCGGAGCAAATCGTTAAGACATTAGGTCCGAATGCTTTACGACTAATAATGGATGACCCGGAAGCGTTAAATCGCGTGAAGATCAAAAAAGAAAAAAAGGAATCAGTGAAACACCTAATTGAACAAAATCTCGGTTTAGAAAAAGTTCTCATACAATTGAACGAATGGGGTTTTGGTGCTCAGTTAGGGATGAAAATATACCAAACCTATAGAGAAGAAACAGTATCCGCTTTAACAGAAAACCCATATCGATTGATTGAGGATGTAGAAGGCGTCGGGTTTCATCGAGCAGATGAATTAGCCTATAAATTAGGTATTTCTGGAGACCATCCTTCTCGAATAAAAGCAGCGATTTTACATACGATTAATACTGCTTCTTTACAGGAAGGACATGTGTATGTCCCAGCAGAAAATCTTTTGCCACAAGTTCAAGAATTGCTGCATTCCAGTCATTCGAATGATGTGACGATCGAATCGATTACGTCTGCTGCACTAGAACTTGTAGAGGAAAGTAAACTCTGCGGCGAGTCAACCAACTTTTATTTACCTTCTCTCTATTTTTCAGAAGTAGGAATTGTGTCCAAAATGGAAGCGTTGATCGCGACGAATAGTGATCGCGACAAATTTCCAGTAGCTGATATTCGAAAATCACTTGGTAAAGTAGAAGAAAATTTAGGCGTTCAATATGCCAATACACAAGTAGACGCGATTGAAAAAGCGATGAATTCTTCTGTTTTATTATTAACAGGCGGCCCTGGCACAGGGAAAACGACAGTTGTCAGAGGACTAGTGGAGGTTTTCGCCAATTTACATGGTGAAACGCTTGATCCGACAGAGTATCGTAAAAAAGATCTTCCGTTTCCAATCGTTTTAGCAGCTCCGACAGGGCGAGCTGCGAAACGACTGCAAGAGTCCACCGGGTTACCTGCCAGCACCATTCATCGTTTATTAGGTTTTACAGGTCAAGAAAAAGAAGAAGAAACTGAAAAATTATTGGAAGCAAAGCTCATCATAATAGATGAAATGTCGATGGTAGATACTTGGCTAGCACATCAGTTATTAAAATCTATTCCTGAATCTGCACAACTAGTTTTTGTAGGAGATCAAGATCAATTACCACCAGTTGGACCAGGACAAGTGTTAAAGGACTTATTAGCTTCGAATAAAATTGAAACCGTGGAATTAACGGATATTTACCGTCAAAGTTCAGGCTCATCTATTATAGAGCTTGCCCATCAGATGAAACGAAATGAATTACCTCCCTCTCTTGTGGAGAAAACTTCTGACCGCTCTTTTTTACCAGCTTCCACTGAGCAAATTCCACAAGTAGTAGAACAAGTTGTGAAGAGTGCGTTATCAAAAGGGCATACGATGAAAGATATTCAAGTGCTTGCACCAATGTACAGAGGTCCGGCAGGGATAGATGCATTAAACAAAATGATTCAAGAAATGGTGAATCCTAATACAACTGGTAGAAAAGAAGTACAATTTGGAGATACGATTTATCGGATCGGAGACAAAGTATTGCAGCTCGTGAATCAACCGGAAAGTAATGTCTTTAATGGAGATATGGGAGAAGTTATTAGTATTTTCCGAGCGAATGAAACCATAGAAAAACAAGAATTAATCGTCGTTGATTTTGACGGGAATGAAGTAACATATACTCGCAGCGATTTAAATCAACTTACATTAGCTTATTGTTGTTCGATTCATAAATCGCAAGGCTCGGAATTTCCAATTGTGATAATGCCTGTTGTCAGGTCCTATCACAAAATGCTGCGAAAAAATTTGCTTTATACAGCTATTACACGAGCAAAGGATTTCTTAATCCTATGCGGTGAAGAATCTGTGTTCCGCATGGGTGTGAGTCGAACATCGGATTTAGAAAGACTTACTTCCTTAAAGGAAAGATTATCCGGTGAAGGAATGACTTCAGCGAATAAGTCAGAAGAACCAGTGGTAGAGATTGAGGGATTACAACAAACGAATTATTTACTTATTCACCCGATGATTGGTATGGACAATATTTCTCCCACCGATTTTATGTAA
- a CDS encoding tetratricopeptide repeat protein, whose protein sequence is MTEMELGIQAVQEKDYEKAAIHFNQAIEDAPNDPIGYINFGNLLARMNEIERAERFFQKAITLDESAATAYYGLANLYFESERLEEAAKLYEKAIRYELKSADAYYMLARSLDNLGSTKLALPYYQRAAELEKKDIQIQLSFGICLATLEMFEEAKEQFFVVLALDENNADAHYNLGVLYAVSTEDIESAKHHLHQAVTLQPNFDQARYVYDMLSMKQ, encoded by the coding sequence ATGACGGAAATGGAATTAGGAATTCAAGCTGTGCAAGAGAAAGATTATGAAAAAGCGGCGATTCATTTTAATCAAGCGATTGAGGATGCTCCGAACGATCCTATTGGATATATCAATTTTGGTAATTTACTAGCTCGGATGAATGAGATAGAACGTGCTGAGCGATTTTTTCAAAAAGCCATCACATTAGATGAATCAGCAGCTACTGCTTATTACGGATTGGCTAATTTATATTTTGAAAGTGAACGTTTAGAAGAAGCGGCAAAGCTCTATGAAAAAGCCATTCGTTATGAGTTGAAGAGTGCAGACGCCTATTATATGTTAGCAAGATCCTTAGATAATTTGGGTTCTACAAAGCTTGCTTTACCATATTATCAACGAGCGGCGGAACTGGAAAAAAAAGATATTCAAATTCAGCTGAGCTTTGGAATTTGTTTAGCGACACTTGAAATGTTTGAAGAAGCGAAAGAACAATTCTTCGTCGTACTTGCGCTTGATGAAAACAATGCAGATGCCCATTATAATCTTGGTGTATTGTACGCAGTTTCGACTGAAGATATCGAATCGGCAAAACATCATTTACACCAAGCAGTCACATTACAACCGAACTTTGACCAAGCACGTTATGTGTACGATATGTTATCGATGAAACAGTAG
- the mnmA gene encoding tRNA 2-thiouridine(34) synthase MnmA has product MQEKDKSQTRVVVGMSGGVDSSVAAYLLKKEGYDVIGIFMKNWDDTDENGVCTATEDYEDVIRVCNQIGIPYYAVNFEKQYWDKVFTYFLEEYKAGRTPNPDVMCNKEIKFKAFLEHALKLGADYLATGHYAQVVRENGVTKMLRGADHNKDQTYFLNQLNQEQLSKVMFPIGHLEKKQVREIAKEADLSTATKKDSTGICFIGERNFKEFLSNYLPAQKGEMKTMEGEVMGQHDGLMYYTIGQRHGLGIGGAGDPWFVLGKELDTNTLLVGQHIDNEALYSEALTATDISFTTSIPSEKVFDCTAKFRYRQEDINVTVELVGNDQATVTFHQPVRAITPGQAVVFYNGNECLGGGTIDQVFKHGKKLEYVG; this is encoded by the coding sequence ATGCAAGAAAAAGATAAATCACAAACCAGAGTAGTAGTAGGTATGTCTGGAGGTGTCGACTCATCCGTAGCTGCATACTTATTAAAAAAAGAAGGCTACGATGTGATAGGCATTTTCATGAAGAATTGGGATGACACAGACGAAAATGGCGTATGTACAGCTACGGAAGATTATGAAGACGTTATCCGAGTCTGCAATCAAATTGGTATTCCGTATTATGCCGTTAACTTCGAAAAACAATATTGGGACAAAGTTTTTACGTATTTCTTAGAAGAGTATAAGGCTGGAAGAACACCAAATCCCGATGTTATGTGCAACAAAGAAATTAAGTTTAAGGCTTTTTTAGAGCATGCATTAAAACTTGGTGCTGATTATTTGGCAACTGGTCATTACGCGCAAGTTGTCCGAGAAAACGGCGTAACGAAAATGTTACGTGGTGCAGATCATAACAAAGATCAAACGTATTTTTTAAATCAATTAAACCAAGAACAATTATCGAAAGTAATGTTCCCAATTGGTCATTTAGAGAAAAAACAAGTACGTGAAATTGCGAAAGAAGCAGATCTTTCTACCGCGACAAAAAAAGACTCTACGGGTATTTGTTTTATCGGTGAGCGTAACTTCAAAGAATTTCTATCGAATTATTTGCCTGCCCAAAAAGGGGAAATGAAAACGATGGAAGGTGAAGTGATGGGACAGCATGACGGACTTATGTATTACACAATCGGTCAACGTCACGGACTAGGAATTGGTGGAGCAGGGGATCCATGGTTTGTTCTAGGGAAAGAACTTGATACGAATACGCTTCTTGTCGGTCAGCATATTGACAATGAAGCACTTTATTCTGAAGCATTAACAGCAACAGACATTAGTTTCACAACATCCATTCCATCTGAAAAAGTGTTTGATTGCACGGCAAAATTCCGATATAGACAAGAGGATATAAATGTGACAGTCGAATTAGTGGGAAATGATCAAGCTACTGTCACCTTTCATCAACCGGTGAGAGCAATCACCCCTGGCCAAGCGGTCGTTTTTTATAACGGAAATGAATGTTTAGGTGGAGGAACGATTGATCAAGTATTTAAACATGGGAAAAAATTAGAGTATGTCGGCTAA
- a CDS encoding cysteine desulfurase family protein — protein sequence MKTYYLDHAATTPLHPSVLEVMSNSTHIVGNPSSIHSFGREARKHIDDARSTIAKSIQADLNEIIFTSGGTEADNFAILGIARAMKDQGKHVITSEIEHHAVLHAFHQLEKEGFEVTYLPVTSEGLISLNDVKHALREDTILLSIMYGNNEVGTIQPIKEIGSLVKDLPLYFHTDAVQAYGMIDMDVRDLGVDLLSISSHKINGPKGIGALYAKKNSPLQSLTYGGSQERKRRAGTENVQAIIGFAEAVKILEKEREIKTKRFLHFKELLLSTWRKENVRFSVNGSKEFCLPHILNVSFDGTDVETLLINFDMEGIAVSSGSACTAGAVEPSHVLVAMHSENSPKLQNSIRFSFGENLTEEDIVDVAKMTSQIIHRLVK from the coding sequence GTGAAAACTTATTATTTAGACCATGCAGCAACAACTCCTCTGCATCCTTCTGTTTTAGAAGTGATGAGCAACAGTACACACATTGTTGGGAACCCGTCTAGTATTCATTCTTTTGGACGAGAAGCTAGAAAACATATAGACGATGCAAGGTCAACGATCGCTAAAAGTATTCAAGCAGATTTAAACGAAATCATCTTTACTTCTGGTGGAACGGAAGCTGATAATTTCGCCATTCTGGGGATTGCAAGAGCAATGAAAGATCAAGGCAAACATGTCATTACGTCAGAAATAGAACACCATGCTGTATTGCATGCCTTTCATCAACTGGAAAAAGAGGGTTTTGAGGTTACTTATTTACCTGTAACTTCTGAAGGGTTAATTTCATTAAATGATGTGAAACATGCTCTAAGAGAAGATACCATTCTTCTTTCCATTATGTACGGAAACAATGAGGTAGGAACGATACAGCCAATTAAAGAAATTGGATCATTAGTAAAAGATCTTCCTTTATATTTTCATACGGATGCAGTTCAAGCATATGGAATGATAGACATGGACGTCCGCGATTTAGGCGTCGATTTACTTTCCATTTCTTCCCACAAAATTAATGGTCCTAAAGGAATTGGTGCGCTTTATGCGAAAAAAAATTCACCTTTACAATCATTAACATATGGTGGCAGTCAAGAACGAAAGCGCCGTGCAGGTACAGAAAATGTGCAGGCAATTATAGGTTTTGCAGAAGCAGTAAAAATCTTGGAAAAAGAACGTGAGATAAAAACAAAACGTTTTCTTCATTTTAAGGAATTGTTACTTTCCACTTGGAGAAAGGAAAACGTACGATTTTCCGTAAATGGTTCGAAGGAGTTTTGTCTTCCACATATTTTAAATGTAAGCTTTGATGGAACAGACGTAGAAACTCTTCTAATCAATTTTGATATGGAAGGAATCGCTGTTTCAAGTGGGTCGGCATGTACTGCTGGGGCGGTGGAGCCATCACACGTACTAGTTGCCATGCACTCGGAGAATTCCCCGAAATTGCAAAACTCTATTCGCTTTAGTTTTGGTGAGAATTTGACGGAAGAAGATATAGTAGATGTTGCAAAAATGACATCACAGATAATCCATAGACTTGTGAAATAA
- the cymR gene encoding cysteine metabolism transcriptional regulator CymR produces the protein MKISTKGRYGLTIMIALAKTYGQGPVPLRQIASENDLSEAYLEQLVSPLRNHGLVKSVRGAYGGYMLGNEPSAISAGDVIRVLEGPIQPVEGIEEEAAAQKHLWIQIRDAVKNVLDTTTIEDLANYTDTDLDDGYMYYI, from the coding sequence ATGAAAATTTCAACAAAAGGTAGATACGGTTTGACCATCATGATTGCGCTTGCCAAAACGTATGGACAAGGGCCAGTGCCACTTAGACAGATCGCATCCGAGAACGATTTGTCGGAAGCCTATTTAGAACAATTAGTATCGCCGCTTCGTAATCATGGTTTAGTGAAAAGTGTACGAGGTGCATATGGCGGATATATGCTTGGAAATGAACCAAGTGCTATTTCAGCTGGTGATGTAATTCGTGTTTTAGAAGGTCCTATTCAACCCGTCGAAGGAATTGAAGAGGAAGCTGCTGCACAGAAACATTTATGGATTCAAATAAGAGATGCTGTTAAAAACGTATTAGATACAACAACAATAGAAGACTTAGCAAATTATACAGACACGGATTTAGATGATGGGTATATGTACTACATTTAA
- a CDS encoding replication-associated recombination protein A has translation MHQEPLAYRMRPTALDEVVGQDAIIGPSTALYKMIQHGHVPSMLLYGPPGTGKTSLAYAIAGSSNLPFYALNATRAGKKDVETIVDEARLQGKVILFLDEIHRFNKLQQDTLLPHVENGSIILIGATTENPFHDVNPAIRSRCGEIKQLSRLETKDTVTLLKRALTDKSKGLGKQEIQITEEQIESIAIAASGDARKALTLLESVVSASDEENGVLLIEDSLLTQLMKRIGVFGDKNGSHFYNLLSALQKSVRGSDVNAAMFYLAHLLESGDLIAVNRRLLVMAYEDIGMANPDVGQRVLAAVQSAERLGMPEARIPLANAVVEMALSEKSNSAYKAIDQAMRSIEEGSIADIPNHLKDTHYAGAAALGHGGYQYPHDTPIGTFGGWNAQSYLPDKLVKSTFYTPVLAGEEVKKAKIYEKLQTFRKQAEK, from the coding sequence ATGCACCAAGAACCCTTAGCGTATCGAATGAGACCAACAGCACTTGATGAAGTAGTCGGACAAGATGCAATTATTGGACCATCGACTGCACTTTACAAAATGATACAACATGGACATGTGCCATCTATGCTTCTATATGGTCCTCCGGGAACAGGAAAAACGTCACTCGCATACGCCATTGCTGGTTCCAGTAATCTACCTTTCTATGCCTTAAATGCCACAAGAGCTGGAAAAAAAGATGTAGAAACAATTGTCGATGAAGCACGTTTACAAGGAAAAGTCATCCTGTTTTTAGACGAAATTCATCGCTTCAATAAACTTCAACAAGATACTTTGCTTCCACATGTTGAAAACGGTTCAATCATTTTAATTGGAGCAACAACAGAGAATCCATTTCACGATGTTAACCCAGCTATACGATCTCGTTGTGGTGAAATTAAGCAATTAAGTCGTTTGGAAACAAAAGATACTGTTACATTGTTAAAAAGAGCACTAACAGATAAGTCGAAAGGGTTAGGGAAACAGGAGATACAAATTACAGAAGAACAAATCGAATCTATCGCAATAGCGGCTTCTGGTGATGCGAGAAAAGCACTAACTTTGTTGGAATCCGTTGTAAGTGCAAGTGATGAAGAAAATGGCGTTTTACTTATTGAAGATTCTCTTTTGACACAATTAATGAAACGTATAGGAGTTTTTGGAGATAAAAATGGATCCCATTTTTACAACCTATTATCTGCACTTCAAAAATCTGTACGCGGAAGTGATGTAAATGCAGCTATGTTCTATTTAGCACACCTACTGGAATCAGGTGATTTAATAGCTGTGAATAGGAGACTTTTGGTGATGGCGTACGAAGATATAGGCATGGCAAATCCAGATGTTGGTCAACGAGTACTAGCAGCAGTTCAATCAGCAGAAAGGCTCGGAATGCCAGAAGCAAGAATTCCATTGGCCAATGCAGTTGTCGAAATGGCATTATCTGAGAAATCGAATTCTGCCTATAAAGCCATTGATCAGGCAATGCGCTCTATTGAAGAAGGATCGATTGCAGACATTCCGAATCATTTAAAAGATACCCATTATGCTGGTGCAGCTGCACTTGGTCACGGAGGTTACCAGTATCCGCATGATACCCCTATCGGAACATTTGGTGGCTGGAATGCTCAGTCGTACTTACCCGACAAATTAGTAAAATCAACTTTCTACACGCCAGTCTTAGCTGGCGAAGAAGTGAAAAAAGCAAAGATTTATGAAAAACTTCAAACATTTCGAAAGCAAGCTGAAAAGTGA
- a CDS encoding tRNA threonylcarbamoyladenosine dehydratase — MLNQFSRNELAVGKEGLENLKNTTVAILGIGGVGSFAAEACARSGIGRIILVDKDDVDITNINRQLVAYMSTIGRSKSEVMKERIADINPECEVHDLHMFYTEETYEKFFDMKPDYVIDASDTIMFKIHLMKECLKRNVKIISSMGAANKTDPTRFKIADISKTHTDPIAKVIRTKLRKDRIHKGIPVIFSDESPIIVREDVVQTVGKPEAEIRKAKMPPSSNAFVPSVAGLIAASWVVNDINKDIPLKRV, encoded by the coding sequence GTGTTAAATCAATTTTCAAGGAACGAATTAGCAGTTGGTAAAGAAGGATTAGAAAATTTAAAAAATACTACAGTTGCTATACTTGGAATCGGCGGCGTTGGATCCTTTGCTGCTGAGGCATGTGCAAGAAGTGGTATCGGGAGAATTATATTAGTTGATAAAGATGACGTAGACATAACGAATATAAACCGTCAGTTAGTAGCATACATGTCGACTATCGGTCGCTCGAAATCTGAAGTGATGAAAGAGCGAATTGCAGATATTAATCCAGAGTGTGAGGTACATGATTTACATATGTTTTACACAGAGGAAACATATGAAAAATTTTTTGACATGAAACCTGATTACGTAATCGATGCTTCCGATACAATTATGTTTAAAATACACTTAATGAAAGAGTGTTTAAAACGGAATGTCAAGATTATTTCGAGTATGGGAGCTGCGAACAAAACTGATCCAACACGTTTTAAAATCGCAGATATTAGCAAGACCCATACAGATCCTATTGCGAAAGTGATACGAACGAAACTACGTAAAGACCGCATCCACAAAGGGATTCCTGTTATTTTTTCCGATGAAAGTCCTATTATTGTACGAGAAGATGTCGTTCAAACTGTCGGAAAACCAGAAGCGGAAATTCGGAAAGCAAAAATGCCACCTTCTTCGAACGCTTTTGTTCCTTCTGTAGCCGGTTTAATCGCTGCTTCTTGGGTTGTAAATGACATCAATAAAGATATCCCTTTAAAACGAGTATAA